Below is a genomic region from Catenuloplanes atrovinosus.
TCCGGGGTCGCGCGTGGCAAGGTCGCGGAGGAGGGTCATGAGGTGCTCGTGGCCGTCCGCCGGGTTCGCGATCCGGGCCATCTCCACCAGCTGGCTGGCGCGCACGACGGTACGGTCCGGCGGGACAGCGTCGAGCAGCGCGAGCGCCACCGGATAGGCCGCGGCCACCGTCTCCCGCAGCTCCGGCAGGAGGACGGCGAAGTAGTCGCTCCCGGTCACGTCCGCCGCGCTGCGGGCCGCGTCGCCGAGGAACTCCAGCAGTCCCTCCACGGTGTCCGGGTGGGCCCGCCCGGCGGCGAGCAACTCGGTCACGGCCCGGACCGCCGGTGCGGTCGCGCTGTCCGGGAAGCCCTGATGCAGCACCGCGACGTCGAGGTGGTCCAGCGCCGCCGCGTGGGCCTCGGCGTCGTCGGACTCCAGCGCGCGCAGGTGCGCCGGCGTGTCCGTCGCCCGGCCGTACGCGTGCCGCAGTTCCCACCAGTCGGCTGTCATCGCGTCATCTTCCCGGAATCTCTGCGGTGCAACGCGTGCGCGCCCTAGAGTCGCTGCCCGTGCACACCAATCCGATCATGATTCCGGGCGTTGCCGGCTGGGTCTCCGTCACGCTGCCGGCCCTGGGCCGCCCGGCCATCACCGTCAACGGGATGCCCGCCCAGCGGCTCCGCGGCAGCGACTTCCTGCTGCCCGGCGCCGCCGGCGCCCCGGTTCTGGTCAAGCTCAAGACCGGGCTGGCCGAGCCGTTCCCGAGCATCCTCACGGTGGACGCGACCTACCGCACCGGCCCGCCGCTGCCCGGCTACCTGAAGGCGCTCGCGCTGCTGCCGATCCTCTTCATCCCGCTCGGCGGCGTGCTCTTCGGCGCCGTCTTCGCGGTACCGGCCATCATCGCCAACCTGCGCGTCAGCCGCAGCCCGCTCTCCGCCCTCGGCAAGCTGGCCGCCATCGCCGCCATCGACCTCGGCGCGATCCTCGCCATCATCTCCGTCATCATCGCCCTCGCGACGCTCGTGGAGTAGCCCGCCGCACACCGTGCGGGGCCGGTGGCTCCATGGGTCGTGGAGCCACCGGCGAAGCCGACTCAGTACCAGCGCTGGTCGGGGTTGTTCTGCCAGTCCCACAGCACGGCCCCGCCGCCGGGGGTCCGGCTGGCACCGGCGATACCGATGATCCTGTACGACGCACGGTTGTAGAACACGTACTGGCCGTTGAACGCGACGAGGGTCCACTGCTGGTCCCAGTTGCCGTTGCAGTCCCAGATGATGATCTGGGCGCCGGGAGTGGTGGATCCGTTCATGACGCCGAGGCACTTCGTGGGATCCGCCAGGTTCTGAATGCGGTACCATTCGCCGTCGTCCAGCGGGACGTCCAGCCACTTCTGGTCCGGATTGTTGTTGCAGCCCCATTGGATGACGACGGTGCCGTTGGTCGTGTAACCGTTGTTCGTCCCCATGCACTGGGTGCTGTTGCCGTTGCGCCACTGCCGGTAGAACGCCGCCTGGGCGGGCGCGACGAAGAACACCGACATCAGCACCGCGGCGGCCGAGGCCGCGACCGATCTGACCGCGAATCGTCTCCGCATGTACCTTACCTCCCCGTGGTGAACGGCTCGGGCGAGCCATTCACCGTCCAGCGTAGAGATTGGGCGGTCGGTGGGTGGCGTATTTACCGGCGACTATGACGGCGCGACCGCCGGGGGCGGGAGGCGGCCGCCGAGGGCGGTGTTGCATGATCATCGGATGTCCACAGTGAGTGGCGGCCGGGACGAGTTGGTGATGGCGTGGGGGCGGGGATGGGCGCGCTCCCGTGGCGTGCCGGCCCTGGTGCACGTCCCCGGGGGCTTCCGGGTCGACGTCGATCGGCCCGGGCACCGCGTCCGCTACGTGCTGCACACCTGGGACCGGCCGTACCTGCGGGAACTCGGCTTTCGGGTGACCACGCCGGGGGCCTGGATCAAGGTTGACGGCAGCCGGGACGCGCTGCGGGAGGCGCTGCCGCCGCACTGGCGGATGTTCGAGAGCAACTATCTGATGAGCGCGCCGCTGACCACCGGCGCGGCCCGGGTGCCCTCGCCGTACCGGATGGAGGCCGGCACCGCGGAGGCCGGCGTGCTCACCGCCACGGTCCGCGACCGCGCGGGCGAGGTGGCGGCGTCCGGGCGGATCGCACTGGCCGGCGGGTTCGGCGTCGTCGACCAGGTGGAGACCGTGCCGGAACACCGGCGCCGCGGGCTCGGCGCCGCGGTCATCCGGACGCTCGGCGACCGGGCGGCGCGGCGCGGCGTGCGGTACGGCGTGCTGGCCGCCACGGACGAGGGCCGCGCGCTCTACCGCGCGCTCGGCTGGACCGTCGACGCGGAGCTCGCCGCCGCGTTCCTGCCGGAGCCCTGAGCGGGACGGATCAGCCGGCCCGGACCTCCAGGTCGGCGAAGACGACGCGGGACGGCACGTCGTCGTCGAAGGTACGGAAGCCGAGGCTGATCGCGCCGCTGGACAGCGCCGGGTCGTCCACCGTGGCGGTCATCAGGTGACGGCCGTCGGCGGCGACCGTGGCCCGGTCACCGGTCACCTCGATCGTGAAGCGGCTGGTGCCGCCTTCCGGCCACATGCGGGTGACGTTGCCGATGACGGCCTGGCCCTGGCCGTCGTAGTGCATGAGGTCGACCGTGGTGGCGCAGACCTCGAGGAGGTAGAACCGGCCCGGCGCGGCCACCCGGAACCGCACGTCCGCGCACGCGTCGCCGGTGCGGTCGCGCAGCGTGAACGCGATGCTCTGGTCGCCCGCGACGACGTCCGCCGGTCCGGGACAGTCGATCGCGGTCATGCCCTCGATCACCAGCCCGCCGTCGAACCAGCAGCTCACGCCCTCCGCGGACTGCTCCCGCCACCGCCCGGGCGCGGTGAGCGGATCGGCCAGGACCAGCGCGCGGGCGGTGGCGGACGGGGCGGCGGACGGCGGACCGGCGGCGAGGCCGGACCGGTCCCGCCCGTTGGCGAACACGACCGCCGCCGCGACGGACAGCACCGCCACCACGCCGGCGGCGATCATGACGGGGGTACGCCGGGACGGGCGCGACCTGGCCGGGCCGCCGGTGACCGCCGCACCGGGAGCACGCGGGCGCGGCGGCGGCGTCCCGTCCGCCAGCAGCATCTCCAGCAGTTCCGGCGCCGTGGGCCGCTCCGCCGGGTCCTTGGCCAGCGCCCGCGCCACGATCGACCGCAGCGGCTCCGCGAGCCCGCCCAGGTCGGGCTGCCCGGTCAGAATCCGCACCGCGGTCGCGGTCGTCGACTCGCCGGCGAACGGGGACCGGCCGTTCGCCGCGTACGCCACCACCGCGCCCCAGGCGAACACGTCGACCGCCGGCCCGACCCGCTCCACCGGCCCGTCCAGCCGTTCCGGCGCCATGTACGCGACCGTGCCGACCATCTGGCCGGTCCGGGTGTGCTCGCTGGTCGCCTCCACCGCCCGCGCGATCCCGAAGTCGATCACCTTCGGCGCGCCCAGTGCGAACAGCACGTTGCGCGGCTTGAGATCGCGGTGCACGACTCCCGCGCCGTGGATCGCCACCAGGGCGGTCGCCACGCCCACCGCCAGCCCGTGCAGCGCGCCGCCGCTCAGCGGCCCCCGCTCACGGACCACCTGCGCCAGGTCCGGCCCGTCGACGTACTCGACCACCAGGTACGGCGTCCGGTGCTCGGGGTCCGCGTCCAGCACCGCCGCCGTGCTGAACGGCGGCACCTGCCGGGCGCGGTTGACCTCGCTGCGGAACCGGGCCCGGAACTCGTCCACCGCCGCGAGTTCCGGCCTGACGACCTTGACCGCGACCAGCCGGCCGTGCGGGTTCCTGGCCTGGTAGACCGCACCCATGCCGCCCTCGCCGAGCAGCCCCAGCAGCGTGTACCTACCCAGGGTGTGCGGATCGCCCGGGCGCAGCGGTTGGATCGCCATGGGAAGATCTAACAACATCCTCCCGCCGGTGCCGC
It encodes:
- a CDS encoding RICIN domain-containing protein; this encodes MRRRFAVRSVAASAAAVLMSVFFVAPAQAAFYRQWRNGNSTQCMGTNNGYTTNGTVVIQWGCNNNPDQKWLDVPLDDGEWYRIQNLADPTKCLGVMNGSTTPGAQIIIWDCNGNWDQQWTLVAFNGQYVFYNRASYRIIGIAGASRTPGGGAVLWDWQNNPDQRWY
- a CDS encoding GNAT family N-acetyltransferase; translation: MSTVSGGRDELVMAWGRGWARSRGVPALVHVPGGFRVDVDRPGHRVRYVLHTWDRPYLRELGFRVTTPGAWIKVDGSRDALREALPPHWRMFESNYLMSAPLTTGAARVPSPYRMEAGTAEAGVLTATVRDRAGEVAASGRIALAGGFGVVDQVETVPEHRRRGLGAAVIRTLGDRAARRGVRYGVLAATDEGRALYRALGWTVDAELAAAFLPEP
- a CDS encoding serine/threonine-protein kinase, whose amino-acid sequence is MAIQPLRPGDPHTLGRYTLLGLLGEGGMGAVYQARNPHGRLVAVKVVRPELAAVDEFRARFRSEVNRARQVPPFSTAAVLDADPEHRTPYLVVEYVDGPDLAQVVRERGPLSGGALHGLAVGVATALVAIHGAGVVHRDLKPRNVLFALGAPKVIDFGIARAVEATSEHTRTGQMVGTVAYMAPERLDGPVERVGPAVDVFAWGAVVAYAANGRSPFAGESTTATAVRILTGQPDLGGLAEPLRSIVARALAKDPAERPTAPELLEMLLADGTPPPRPRAPGAAVTGGPARSRPSRRTPVMIAAGVVAVLSVAAAVVFANGRDRSGLAAGPPSAAPSATARALVLADPLTAPGRWREQSAEGVSCWFDGGLVIEGMTAIDCPGPADVVAGDQSIAFTLRDRTGDACADVRFRVAAPGRFYLLEVCATTVDLMHYDGQGQAVIGNVTRMWPEGGTSRFTIEVTGDRATVAADGRHLMTATVDDPALSSGAISLGFRTFDDDVPSRVVFADLEVRAG